DNA from Eucalyptus grandis isolate ANBG69807.140 chromosome 5, ASM1654582v1, whole genome shotgun sequence:
TATGATTAGACTTGGAAAAAGGTTTAGTTATATCGAAAAGATGGTGTTATGGTGCTCCGAAGCTTCATGGATGATTCccttcccaaaaataaaaataaaaaataaaaaatggacaTGTGATAGATTTCAGCTATAAAATTAGTCAAGCAAGAAGTCAAAATTTAATTAGGAAAACGACTCTGCCTATTCACCACCATACCGtttttaaagcaaaataaaagaagaagaaaaaaagaaagagaaaatgttgTCCTTCGAAATAATTTATGTTCGATCCCACAATGTCCTATCCTCGTGTTCATTGACATGACAATATTTAGGGTGTGTTTGACTGAGTGAAACGGTTTTTTGTGAATTAGTTTTTCAGATTCACTTATACTTcgtttatttcgcaaaaaaaacggatgatttgaaaaatatttacaaaaaaaatgattgcttgtataGCTTGAAATGAGTAGCTAATAAAAGATGTATTTGttattgacaacaatttatatttttaatcaaCACGAGCTTgaacaattgaaaatttggtggaagaagaaaatatttttcattcactCATTTGTATAGTGATACGAGTaatcaatttttggaaattattttccaaattattcattttccataaaacaaacaCATCCTATTTGGTTtgttgaaataattagttaattgaaaatcatttacgCTAAAAGCAAATGTGATGCTTGCAGTTAATAAGATGAATTCCTTAATctaaaatggaaaacattttcgttgaaaaatgatttccacgaaaagcattttcttttgtcatagAGTTTCCCACGAAACGAATGTATTGTAAATTGCAGAATCAATGGCATCAAAATGTTTGGCTATAAGTGAGGATAAGTTGCTAGCTAAGAAGCATAATACGAggggaaattataaaaaaaaaaaaaaggtagtaaatttattgtacttatacaaattcaattctaaacttttttataatGACAATTCATTCCAAACATTTTAAGAATTTGTCAATATACTCATTTAGGCcaattttaatggaaaattatgCTAACTCAGTTATAAACCCTTTTAACCATTTATTGGTCAAAAAACATTGACATTTCGATGGCTTCTTCAATTATTGTTTTGATGCGctcaatttggtcttttttgaCGACTTCTTTGCGATAGTTGAAATGATATAACCCAAGCCTAGCTTGAGTGGTCTTCAATGGGATAGTGGGATCTCTCGAAGCGTACAATATTGGCAGATCACCTTCAAGTGTAGTATGACGTTAAATCGGTCAATCCCAAAAAAGGGATTGAGTTGTCCAATTCACAATAAGGCGCACTTCGAGAACCCATAACCAAAAAACATGCCATTGGATTTGGTTGGGAAGGGGGATAGGCGGGCGGTGGCAAGCAACGGGCAGGCGGGTGCCCAGGATGTGGGCGAGCAATGAGCAGTGGGCAGGAGGCGGTGGGCGTGCAGCGGTGGGCGAGCGTGCGGGAGGCAGGCGAGTATGCAGGTGACGGGCAGCCGGCGGAGAGGCGGCGAGCGTGCGGGCGGCGTGCGATGGGCGGGCATGGATTTCTTCTCCGATGGGAGCACGTCCAACCTCAACCTTGGGTTACAGTTTCTAAGTGGTGCGAGAATAGCCTTTGAATCCGTTTACTTTTCACTGTTTCGTTAACAGCGAGAGTGTCCCCATTTGTTGCTAGCTTCGCTGTGCATGTGATGAAGCGCTGCACCTTTctccattaattaatttttttaagcttAGTTAATTATGGACAGAATCCTCTGACAATAATCATATCTGTTGTGGGCCGCggtgagaaaaataaaaatagtttttatttcttttttttttctgcctttttctttccttttcgttGGTGGCTAGTTGAAGACCCAATGGATGGGCCAGCCCTCACGGActacaataaagaaaaaaaaaaaaaaaaaatataatttaatttaaaaaattgtaaaaattgtgcCACTTAAAACAGCTAATGTTCATATGAGTGATTTTTGAACAAACTTATTGAgataaattatattgatgaatcgtcaaaatgtttaaaacttaattgaccaaattaaaatgttatgattaaattgacacaaatataataaatttatgatttttttagtaattttcccatgATATTGTGCAATGAGTTACTTTTTTGAGAACTTTTCTATGCTAAGACCACGGGACCTCCAGAACGTTCTTCGCGTGTGCATAATTGCTTTTGTTTAATCACTAATTTCTTACACTTCAAGTTCGCAATTTGAGGCACCAAAAACGTGAAACACACAAATAATCAATTCACAGCATACACAATTTGAtgtaccagaaaaaaaaaaactctttctgAATATCTAAATGAACGATAAAAAAGAGCTGTACGATACTTCGAACATAACAAATGTACGCCCCCTTCAACTTAGGTAATTCGAAGCTAATACTAGTTAGAATATctgatataataaaattaaacaaaatgctAGAGAAGATCACCAAAAATAATTCGAACTTTATAGTCTAGAATCTTAAAGATAAGGAAAGAAGTAAACGAAGACAAACTAAAACCTATCTCTTAACCTAATCAGGTAActcatttaaaatataaattaaactcacCTAAGATTCCATAAAAATGTCCTAAAGTTAACCATATGACAAAATTAAATGACTCGAAATCTTGGACACAATTTTCTCCTGCCGCCCTATAACCAATTTCAGCTTGAATTCCTCCTGCTGCCGCGACGCCGACAACCACGGTCATCACCACCGCTCGTCCACCaattgccaccgccgccgcggcGACCTCTCCCTCGTCGCCTGCCGTATTGATTCCAGCCCCATTGTCCACCTCCGCTTTTCCACCAATTGCCACCGCCACCATGACGACCTCTTCCGCGTCGCCTGCCAAAGTGATTCCACCGGAGGATATCCCAGTTCGAAACAAATTCCTTCGGACAAGTCGATTGGCGATCGGTCTGAATCATCGGAGTGAGCTCTACGAGCTGATGGCTGCCGGCGTTATTCGATCGCAGCGCCACTTCGTCGGCACTTTCTGGGTTTCTCCTCATACCGAGTCGCTCCATGATCATGTTTAGAGTCCTTCGTAGATCTGTCTCCATGGTCTGTTGAGATGCCTCGAGACGACGGAAAGCCATCGACAAGGCTAGGATCTCCCGGCGTCCGTTAGCAGGACGATTGCTACCATTACCGTCGGCACCGGACATGGCTTAGCTCTCTTGCAATCTTGTtggctctgatatcaattgaCACGGCAGAAACCAATGATAAACACGATTTGACAATCTGCAAATACAGACGCAAAttccacgaaaaaaaaaaaacccttttaattcattttgaaaaaggaaaatgatacaaatgattcttgaattttgacaTAATATGTAATATgttccatgaacttttaatttattcaatatgattcatggaacttttggtacatattcaatttagtttctGAATTATACAgaaatgtttaatgttgtctTTGAACTTAAATAAATGAGAGGGCAatgttgaatattttcaaataattcaagaACTAAGTTGAATGAATAtttaaagttcatggaccatattatacattaagctaaagttcatacaccatattgaacaaattaaaagtttaatgactACATTATATATTAGGTTAAAGTTCAGggatcatttatgtcattattccTTTTGAGAAACATTGATTGCAAGCCTTCTGTAATTGGAAAAAAACCCTAAGCAAATTATCTAATCTaataaaatggttaccaaatggtAAACAAAATCTCCTGGAATTAATTAAAGCTTTCCAATCTGGAATCTTAAGATTAGGAAACAAGTAAATGAATATAAACTAAATCTATCCGCCGACCTATCTAGATAATTCAcgtaaaatataaataaaatcgCATAACATCCTAGAAAAATGTGCTAGATATTAAACATATGACAAACTGAAATAAACCAAAATCTCGGACATAATACTCTCCTAGTTTTATCTGATACGCTCAGAATTATAGATTGTGGAgacattcaattttttaataatttgcatCTTGATCCAATTCACCAATTAGGGATCGGagttttttccctaaattattTTCAGAAGTTGCTAAACTTAGGGAAAAAGGAAACCTAAATTTGAAACTACGATAGATTTTACATATTGGTGTGAGAGACGAAATGACTTTTGCATCAGTATCCAACTTCTCCTTCGAGAGAGGGGATGGTAGTAGTTTAAATTATAAACATATAAAATGTTTAACAAAGTCATAATTATGATATTAGCgataatttttagtaaaatattttccatgtcATTTATTTCCCATTAAATAAATAGAACCTAAGAAAAGTGTTAATACAGACCTTTTGGTAATGCCTCTTTCGAAGAATATAAAcaagaaattgaccaatttataCTTAAGTGACTATATCCATACACGAATCAAACTAAAACCTGAGCACTCAATTTGTATTTTGGTTGTTTGCTTCTCTCATTAATGACCCATATATCATAAGTTAGTTTACCTAATCACccgaaaaaattattattaggtCCATCGTCGGTATAGAACCTACGAGGCAACATCTCGTTTCGTCCTCCCCTTATCAATTTACTATTACTATTTAGAGAATAAAGCATTAGAATATAGCGGCAAAGGTCCAATTAAAAATGCTGATATGTAATGCAAGTAAGGTCACACACCATAAAGTcaactaaaaaaatttatgtcatGAAACTCATGGCATTATTAGTACCTAccaaaattcaaaagcaaagGCATGATATGAAAGTGggttataaaaaataataagcaaaaaattccaaagagGTCCAACACCGATATCACATGGGCTGTTCTATCACGCCTTCACACTGACCCACAAGGGAACATATCAAGGCTTGAGATATGCTTGCATCTTCGGCTGACTTAATTATTCAGTAGCTGAATTATTAGGAAACAACACCTTCTTATTAAAGAATGACAACAGTGGCCCCAAAAGAATATTTTAGCATGACCATACTCTGCAATCATAGTTCAAATTTAGCATCAAAACGGATGAAGCAGCATTGCCCAACATGTCTCATACGAAACGCTTGGCGCCATGGCGCAGGGGTTGGTTCGGTTAGGATAAGAACTGTCATCTCTCATATAACATGGATGTATGCAACTTGGGATGCCAAAATACATAGGGAATGATCTATTTAATCAGTGCCAGGTTCGATTTCGGAGTTTTGTCGTTCCCCGCCTACAAGCCGGATCGCTGATTCCACGGAATGAGATTATGTACAGACCACAGAAGTGCTCTAGTGGAGATGGTTTGCATTACTCTGTGCTTCAGGTATGGCATTCATCGATCCGGCTCTTGTGCAGCTGGAATGCCGGATTCACCCAAGCTCCACAGTTGCACTGCATGCCAGCCCAGTTGAAGGAACCCAAGCGAGCGTTGCAGCCCTTGCACTGAAGCTTCTCTTCCACGAAGCCGTCTTCCACTGGCCAACATCACAAAACTCGAGCTGAGCAAAGTAGACAAGTACAGCATGAGAACTCGTAATCATGTGCATCAGGCATGTGCCGCCCTTGGATTAAGGGTACTTTTGATCCGATGGCGAGGACATTCCCAGTTCACACGATTCCGAGTTGACCTCCATTTCCTAAATTTCTTATAAATGCCttgcgaaaagaaaagaaagaaggattaGCAATGCTCATAAGTGTGCCAAGTTCACCTGCTTGCATCCACTTCATGGCTCTACGAATATGGATGAGCATTCAGCTGGATCCTTTTGCCAGTCCTTCAAGTCACCCGTTCTCTTCCTCCACTTGAAGCACTCTTCTCCCTTCCCGCGCTCGTGTGAAACTATGTTCTCTTGCGAAGCAACGATTCTGCGGCATTTTTTACAGCGGTAAATTACTTGAGGTTTTGGGACAAAGCCAGTGTTGGCAGAATTGACTGCTTCCATTGGCGCCTCGGCAATCACCAGACTTCCTTctgcatttccagaagaaatCCAGAACTCATGAAAAGATCAAGGAAGTCACTAATGCTCGGAAGTCGGTAGCTATGAGAACAATAATAATATGCAAAAGTGTCAAGAGAAAAATTATCTGTATCTACCATCACACTAAAAATAGGAACTAAATTGAACCAAGCATGTATTGCCAGAAGTAATctcaggaaaaggaaaatgcagaACATCAGCGTGCAGATAAGCCAGGGAAGGACCCTTAACTAGCACATTCGTTAGACTTACAGGGCAAAAAATAAGTAGCTCCAAATTGAAGAAGTGTGATTTTAAACAAGCTGTGAATTCATCATAAGTTGTACCAGAACAGAACCATCTTGCAGAGTAATTGAAGCAACAAAGATGCTGAAGGCGAAATGACAAGATAATAGTCAGGAGAAACATAATATGCATAACGTAGTTTTACATTGAATATATGTAATATATAAGAGGCGCTATGGCAAACCCAAAGCTTGTACAGTAATGAGAAACTCCTAAAACTGCTCTTTGCATTAACTTTTGAGTTCATTACATTCCTAATGTCAAATTTAATCATCTTAAGGTCCATCACTCCTGCTCATACAGGGACGAACTAACATTTCATCCAACTTTACAATTAAAGGAGAGTACCAATTCTTCAACCTTCAAGTCAGATTGGCAGGTGTACTCATCCACCCTTCTTCCACATCCAGGTAGAACCAAGTTCTTCCAAGTAAAATCATTATAGTCCAATGAAAACACGTCCACATCCAGGTAGAAAGAAGTTCATCAAGTAAGACCCTTCTAGTCCAATGCAAAACCTCTTTTCTAATGGAAGTGACAACATTGAAAGAGAATAGCTGCTCATTATTCACCATGGAGAGAATGATAcagagagaaaaattaaaagttgtctTAGATGATTAAAGTACATAGACGAAGAACTGAATCTTTGAAAAGGGACCACCATAAGAGgctgaaagaaaatatataaagaaCCAAGATTTAAAGATCAGCTATGATATTTTGGTCACCAAAGTCCATCAATTATATGCGATGGAGCACCCGAGCTAGGTTCTAAAGAGTTAGGCCAAGTCAATGCTTTAGCCACAAATTTGAGTGCTGAGGCTACCTTCTGTCGCATAATTATCAGTTCTGTCCCATCACATCACTAATAGATAAAATCTAAGTAAAATATTCGTAATCATACCTCTCCAAACCAAGAAACGTAATGGACCCTCTCATGGTGCAATTCCACATGTGGACCACTCTAACTAAGTAGTTCTGTGTCGGCCCAGAGACGTGGAAGGGAGTACTCATTACATACCACAAGTGAAACTTATGTGCAAAAAACCGAAGCAATCTAGAGATTCACATTAACTTCACATATTTCCTACACTAACATTAAGCTGATCAACTACCTTACAATTAGGATTACTTCAAACCTCAAAAATAAACTCAACTGAGCAACATCGCGAGCTAGCCATGTTGAACCACAAGTCAAATCACAACATCCCCCTGCACAGGGGTACATCTCAGAGAACAACCCAAGTTCATGGGCTCTATTAGGAAGTTCTCCCATCTAAGGCATGCAAACTCACTTCCTACACAGCCTTCCTATTAAAACCATTCAAAGAAAGACGCCATCTTCTGCTGCTTCAGTTTATTTCCAATCAAACCAGCGAGGGTTCACAACAAAAGACAAATCTCACAAGCATCCCTCCTGGCGGACCAGGTTGATATAACCATAGCAGATGATGGGTCATCATCAGTTCCATTTCTTTTGCAACACCGTACGTTTCTCAATTCAGATTCGACATCAAAGAAGCGGCCAAAACTTGCCCATAACCCCAGTCAGACAAATAGTAACATCCCGAATGAGAACTAACAACATGATGAATCGAAGTACCTATTCCAAGCACGGATTGAAACTAACCCAGAAAGGAGAAGAACTGTCAAACGCAATCTCGGCAAACCCAATTGCGAaaggccgaagaagaagaacaacaacaatGAACAGAGCAGAGCACACACCTTCACAAGAGCAAGTTCCTCGCAGCCTACAGAACGGTAGCCAAGTTCTCCAATCTTGCGTCCGTACTGGGGGCTTTCTAAAGGATTGGCGACTGGGCCTTACTCTGCTCAAGATGCGATCATGGGCCCAATAGTGTTTCCTCTTTTGATGAATACCCAGGCCCAATCACTTACTCGGTCCTATAATtaataatcaattcaattgcatCCTTATTAGGGGTGATCAGTTCTCGGACAGTTTGATTCCCATCTAAGAACCACGAACTGGCTCAGAGGAGCAAGTTCTCAATTTCCGGAATTGGGAATCGAAACTGTTCCATCCCCGGATGGGTCAATGGAGCCGGTGGATGAAAGATTAAAATTGCTTCGGCTCGGTTTTCCTTGGAAAACTTTTGCTAGCAGATGCACTAGCTTTAGCAGTAAGAATACCTAAATCTGGCTGAATCCTTTCATTAATGGGTCATTTTGTACTTGTGCTACTTGATCGTGGATATGCCTTTCCCCTTATTTCTTGTTGTGCGTTTATTGTTTGGAAATTCCGGCCTGTCATCTCACCCACATAATGACTAATACtcaattaatttgtttaaaGTTGCTCGGTtcaaccaacaaaagaaaaaaaaaaaattgaccaaggTTTGTGTTGTGAAAGAGGGATTAGGGCTTTTTGGCTTTTACagtttttaaagaaattaaaaattaaaaattaaatgatataaaatcaatctagtaCAAGTGGTTTAGGTGAGCGGTTCTAAATATGAAATCGAGAACCAGATCAAAAATCACCAATTCAAACATGAAAAGATCTTACAGTTTGCTCGGTTCGGGTGAGCGGTTCTAAATATGAAATCCAGAACCAGAATGAAAATCACCAAttcaaacataaaaagaatcttacagttctctctctctctctctctctctctccttttctctttatctcCTTTCATTCCTTCAACCCAAAACCTGATCTATTCTCTCCATgctaattttagattttggagtTTTAACGAATAAGTACTCTACCTCCAGTTTTAATGATGTTCACAGTAATTTCGGTGTCAAATCTATgctcatttaatgttttttcaCTCAAAGTTTTAGCATTTCGCATTGGCTATAGGTCTCGCTTTGGCTATAGGTGTTGGATCTgagatttttcaatatatttatgtTGTCTCCGTCCGTGATGGTGTTGGGGACACCAAACCTAAGCGCACATCGTTAAAAGGCAAAGCCATAATCACAAATAGAGATATCGGCATATGCTTATCATTGATGGTATTGTGTGATTCAGTAATTGGCCATCAATTATGTTTTTTGAATCCAGTtacataatttcttttgaaggaCAAGCTTGTGATGATCTTTGCCAATCATGCTATGACGAAACGCcttgatttctgattttttgtttattttggagATATATGAGTTTATACTAATtattatgactttcgagattcCCTttaatgtatcaatttagtaatgaatggaaatttctttttgactaaaaaatttgaaatagagaACCGGACCATTGCCCTAAGGAATCACTCGGAATGGGCCGATTTGGTCCCATCCAAGCAGTGCCTTTTGCTCTCCCCTAATTCTTATGCCCTTTGGTTGTAGTTATTCATTATAACCCGAGATTACTCACTTTACACACATTTAATGACCCTCTAGCGTGAACCTAGTGTGGGAATAATATAAAGTGAGATGTTACCAAAGTTCACCATATCTCTAGTGTGAAATTATTGGTATTCCCTAACTTGtagggaagaaaaatatttatagtcGACTTTGGGGTGTGAGACACGTGAGTACTGGTACGTTAAAATAATGAAGGCAATTATACTGAGCATTCCTTTAGGGAATTACCGTGATAGCCCTCATAGGTAGTAGCACCCCTTGGCTTCCACTGAAGGTGAATTCAACTTATAGGAAGTCCAAGGCCCCCGGTTGAATCGGAgcaatttgattaaaaattacttcttttttgggttaaagAAAGTTTCCATTCACTTCAATATGATACGTGGAATAATCCATGGGAAATCTCATGAAATCACCACAAAAAAGCAAGCCCATAATTTAAGAAATCAATGTATATCATTAGAGCATAGTCAATTGACATAAGCATATGCTCATCCTTTAAAAAATTGTGACCGTATCTAAGCAAAATGATTGATGACCGATCACTATATCACACATCATTATCAGTGATTAGCATATGTTAAGATCTCTATATGTAACTACGACTTTATCTTTTGGCGTTGTGTGCCTGAGTTCAAGCGTCTCTAATGCCATCAATGTATTTCTGATAACAAAAACAAGTTGACCAAATTCGAATCTGACACCTATGAAAGTAGGCCCTTTAGTGAGTATGAAACACTaaagtttctaagaaaaatatgttaaaccAACGCAAATCTAATGGTGGAGCTATTGAACATCATTATAACCGGAGATGCAATACTTAAACTCCTAGATTTAGAATTAGATTGCGAGAGAATATTCAAAGAATTATCCATTGTTTTCATTGAGGGATTTCTTCCCAAGATTCTATCAACCATAAAACATTCTTATGTAAACTCTACTTTAtgtaactttaaaaaaaaaaaaatctgcaataACTTAAAACacattttctaaaataagtCCAATCATTTTTTCTCCTCGTCTGCCATAACTTTCGTACCTTTCATAAATTTCGTACTTTTCACGCGCGTAGGGATGTGGCACTTTTGCTGATTCAGATCTAAAGTAAGGTTACCTATAACATCAAAGATAATAGGCTCTTCGGAAAACATGacgcaaagaaaaaaattgaggtatGTTTTACTTAAAGATAATATTCACTTAAAAAAACATTGATTTTAGGTACGGCCTCAATTCTAGCacgaatttttttccttataaaaatcacaaactttcactAAATTTCAAATCTGGCCCCATTAACCGTCTATCTTAAAAATCCAACTCATCATCCACGTGTATTCTTACAACTCACTATCTGAACGACCAccatgtcattttccttttccacgTCGACTAGAATGGCATTCTCTctttgcttcttccttctcctcctcctcctccttcttcggTCCCCATCACCATGACTCGCGCGCATTGCCGCCGCTTGCTCGAGGTCTTTACGCGTACGGTGAACTTGTCATTCGTATCCCTACATCACACGAGAGTGACCCCCAACGTCGTTTCGTCGAAAACGTATCGCGATTTTAGAAAGATCCACCATCGACATGAATAGACTAAAATCTTGATAGAAAATTGCTAACGACAGCGATCTAGAACCTCACATTTGTTACTGAATAATTAACGAATAAATTATTGCCAATGACAAGAGACACGTAAGATTACGTAAGAGCGTACGACATCTGATGGAGACCGGCGacattttctgattttcttccTGCCAAAAAGTGTGTCCGTCAAGTGCCTTCTGTTGTGTTGACCACCACATCAAGAAGACTGGTCTCTTCATGAAGCATCAAATCGCTCTTAACATGATTTAACTATCGCATTATtcctataaatatatatataatctacATATACATAATTAACTAAGAAAATTTCCAATAAAAGTCTAAAATActcacattttttaaataagaacatgaagtggacaatattttaaatagtaaatataaaatgatcaaattgtCTTAAATGAAGACTTTTGGTAGGCCGGCGATTATTCTAGACATCAAAGAAGggtatttcgaaaaaaaattctaagtatattttgatttttttaaaatatttttcttttcatttctttttttttcctctttcctctcttgAACATCACCAAA
Protein-coding regions in this window:
- the LOC104445002 gene encoding LOW QUALITY PROTEIN: probable inactive dual specificity protein phosphatase-like At4g18593 (The sequence of the model RefSeq protein was modified relative to this genomic sequence to represent the inferred CDS: inserted 1 base in 1 codon), which translates into the protein MEAVNSANTGFVPKPQVIYRCKKCRRIVASQENIVSHERGKGEECFKWRKRTGDLKDWQKDPAECSSIFVEPXKWMQAVEDGFVEEKLQCKGCNARLGSFNWAGMQCNCGAWVNPAFQLHKSRIDECHT